From the Deinococcus gobiensis I-0 genome, the window GGCTGGCCCTGCTCGATCAGGTGCCGGCCGTTCCGCTGCTGGCCGCGCCGCTGCTCCTGGCCTTTCTCGCCGCGCGCCGGCGCAAGGGGGGCTGGGTGATCTGGAACCTGGGCGCCGCACTGGCCTTCGCCGTGTTTCAGGCGGGCGCAGTGCTGCCCCGCGCCGAGCCCCTGCCGGGCGGCTCGCCCCTGACCCTGCTGACCCTGAATACCGGGTTCGCCTCGGCCCCGCCCGCCGCCCTCGCCGCCCTGGTGGCGCGCGAACGGGCCGACGTCGTGACCTTGCAAGAAGGCCTGGACCGCGCCGGACAGGCCCGGGCCTACGAGGTGGCGCTGAGACGGGCCTTTCCCGGCTGGACGGTCGTGCGCCACGACGAACTCCTGACCCTGACCCGGCTGCCGCTGCTGGGATCGCGCACCGTGACTTTTCCGAACACGCCGCATTCGGTGCTGCTGGCGCGCCTCCGGGCCGCCGGGCAGGAGGTGACGGTGGTCAACACGCACCTGCCCACCCTCGGACTGCGGCCGGGGGCCAGTGACCGGGCGCTGGGACGCACCCTGCCGCAGCGCGTCGAACACCAGCTGACCGCGCGCCGGGAGTTTCCGGGCGTGATGTCGCGCCTGCTCGGGCAGGAAAGCGGGCCGTTGCTGCTGGCGGGCGACCTGAACGCCCCGCCGCGTGGTCAGCTGCACCGCGAGCTGGGAGCGCTGGGCCTGCGCGACGCCTTCTCGCAGGCCGGCCACTGGTTCGGCCTGACGCACCATGCCCGCGCGCCCTATGCCCGCCCCGACTACGTGTGGCTGCGCGGGGCCCAGGCCGAGGACGTGCAGGCCCTGCCCGACTTCCTGAGCGACCACCGCGCGCTGGTGGTGCGCCTGCGGCTGCCCCCCGCGCCGGAGGACGGAGCCCTGCCGGACGAAGCGCCGCCCTGACCGCCTTCAGCGCAGGCGCTGGTCACCGGGGGCCACCACGAACACGCCGCCCCAGGGCCGGTAGCTGCTGCGCGTCACGTCCTCGCGCACCACGCCGCCCTTCAGGCGGACCTGCCGCACCACCGCGACCCGTGCCCCGGGGGCAGGCATGTCGAGCCGCCGCGTTTCGCCCGCCGCCAGCGCCGGATCGGCCACGAAGGTCGGGTCGGGGGCCAGGCGGCTGCCGCTGATCTTGGGCGCGGCGACCTTGACCTGCCGCCCGTCGCTGCGCCCGAAAAGATCCACCCGCAGGCGCTCCGCCTTCACGTCCCAGCTCGCCTGCACGAGCAGCGGCCCGCCCGTATCGTTGCGCCAGCGCAGGTCCTTGCTGGGGGCGTAGACGGCCGCGTCCATACCGGGGTCGCCGTAGTAGGCCACCTGGTAGGAGTGGGCGTGGCGCTCGGTGATCGGTAGCCCCGCCGCGTACGCCGCCCGGAAGACAGTGGTGCTCACCTGGCAGATGCCGCCGCCGTCTTCCTTGCTCAGGGTTCCTCCGGTGATCACGTAGCCCGGCACGAAGCCGTTGGCCGCGCGGATGCGCCCCACTGCGCGGTTGAAACTGAAGCTGCGTCCCGCCGCCACCCAGGTGCCGTGAACCCGGCTGGCCCCCACCCGGATGTTCTGCACCCGGAAGGCCGGGCTGCCCGCGAAGGACGACTCGCCCCCGGCCAGATGGGTAAGCCCCTGCGCCTGTCCCCAGCGTACGCTGCGCTCCGGCGCCTGCAGGGCCACATTCAGGGCGCTGCCGCCGGCCCCAGCGCCCACGGCCCGGCGCAGCGCCGCCTCGGTCGCCGCGCGGTCCACCTTCCAGCCCGTCTGTGCACGACCGACCCAGCGGTCCCCCTCCTGCACGAACCGGAGGTCCTGCGGCGTACGGGCCTCGACCTCACGGTAGATGCGGTCGAGGTCCACACGCAGCGGCGCCAGAGAACCTCCGGCACGCAGGGCGGCCCGTTGCTCGGGAGTCAGGGTCAGGACATAGCGGCGTGTGACGGTAGGCCGCTCGGCCCGGCCGCCGACCAGCACCGGCTCGGGGACGCTCAGGCTCAGGGTAAAGGTCTGGGCCGGGGCGGGGGCCGGCGCCGTACGGGCCGCAAGGGCCGGCAGGTTGGCCACTGCCCTGGCCTGGGCCGGCGCAGCTTCGGGAGCCTGGAGGCCCAGGCTCAGCCAGCCGAGGGTCAGGGCGCCCGCCATTCCGAGCACCAGCCAGCCGGGTTTGATCTTCATGGGGCCGCTCCTTCAGGAACTGAAATAGAAGAACAGACCGGCCAGACCCCTGGGGGCCCATGCCGATCTGCGCGGAAACTCGGTCATCCTCAGGGCATCAACACCGTGTCGATGACGTGGATGATGCCGTTGCTGGCCGAGATGTTGGGGCGGGTGACGGTGGCGTCGCCGATCATGACCTGGCCGCCGTTCACCATCACGTTGAGGGTGCCGCCACCCGCTGTGGTCACGCTGCTCAGGTTCTGGACCTGCGCGGCCGTCACGCGGCCCGGTACGACGTGGTTCAGGAGCAGGGCGCGGAGCTGCTCGCGGTTGTTGAGCACGGCGTTGAGCTGGGCAGCCGGAATCTTGGCAAAGGCCGCGTTGGTCGGCGCGAACACCGTGTACGGCCCGGCGCTGTTCAGGGTTGAGGTCAGGCCCGCCGCCTGAACGGCCGTCAGCAGGGTGCTGAAGTTGGGATCGTTCGCCACGATGGCGGCGATGGTGTTGCCCGAGGGCACGGAGCTGCCGCCACCCGCGTGGGCGAGGCCGGTCATCAGCAGGGCAGTGGTCAGCAGGGTCTTGGTCTTCATCATGGTCACTCTCCTCGGTCAAACTCTGGGGGCTTCAATGTGAACACTCGGCTGTATCTGGCTAAGACCGGCCCCTCTTTATCATGGCCCGGTCGAAACCTTGCCTAAATCGGAGACCTGTCTTGTAAACAGACCCTAGATTCGCTCGACTTCACATGTAGTAGCGACGCCCACAGATTTCTCGATATCAAATGAAATTCAATCCCAGCTCAACCTCACCTGAAGCTCGGCCCAAGGCGAAGGGCGCATTGTGGCAAGGCCCTTCGGGAATACACAAGAAGCGGCCGCAGCCTCCGGACAGGGGAGGGCTGCGGCCACTGGAAGCCGGCGCCAGGTCAGCTGCCGACGTTGCGCAGGAAAGCGGGGATGTCGTAATCCTTGGGATCGTAGTTGCTCGCGTTACCGCCGCGCACCGGACGCACGATGGTGTCAATGGTGCTGCCGCGCGAGCTGCCCGTCTGGCTGGGAATGCCGCTGAAGGCGCTGTCGCTGAAGCCGGTAGCGATGACGGTGACACGCACCTCGTCGCCGGCCGCCTCGTCGGGCGTGATGCCGAAGAGGATGTCGGGATCCTCGAAGCCGGTGGCCTCGCGGATCTTCTCGACGATCTCGTTGGCGTCGGTCATGCTCATGTCGTAGCCGCCCGTGACGTTCACCAGGATGCGGCGCGCGCCTTCGATGCCGCGTTCGAGCAGCGGGCTGTGGATGGCGCTCATGGCGGCTTCCTCGGCCATCTTGTCGCCGCGGCCGGCGCCGATCCCCATGAGGACCGTTCCCGAGTTGGCGAGCAGGTTGCGCACGTCGGCAAAGTCGAGGTTGATCATGCCCTCGACGTTGATCACGTCGCTGATGCCCTTGACGCCGTAGTACAGGACGCGGTCGGCGACCAGGAAGGCCTCGCGGAAGGACACCTTCTTGTCCACGGCGGTCAGCAGTTTCTGGTTGTTCACCACGATCATGCCGTCCACGCGGTCGGTGAGCTTGCTGATGCCCTCTTCCGCCACGCGGATACGCTTGGGGCCCTCGAAGCCGAAGGGCCGCGTCACGATGGCGACCGTCAGGATGCCCATCTCGCGGGCGATCTCGGCCACGACCGGCGCGCTGCCGGTGCCGGTGCCGCCGCCCATGCCCGCCGTGATGAACAGCATGTCTGTGCCGTCAAGGTATTCCTTGATGCGCTCGCGGTCTTCCAGGGCGGCCTTTTCGCCGACCTCCGGGTCCGCGCCCGCGCCCAGGCCGCGTGTCAGGCGGTCGCCGAGCTGGATCCGCACCTCGGCGTGGCTCTTGGCCAGCACCTGGGCGTCGGTGTTGCCCGCGATAAATTCGACTCCTTCGAGTCCCGATTCGATCATGCGGTTCACGGCGTTGTTGCCCGCTCCGCCCAAGCCGATCACGCGAATTCTGGCCGCTTGCATCTTGTCTCCTTCACGTCCAGGAAGTTTCGTTCAGAATCAGCTGGACCGGTGTGTAAGTGGGGCGAGTCTAGCGCACCCGTTCCCGGTGCGGGGGGACCCCCACGGCTGTGGGCCGCCTCCCCGCCAGGGGCAATGTCTAGAACCAGTCCTTGAGCATGGTGCGGATTCGGTCCCCGAAACTCGCGCCGGTCTTCTCTTTTTTCGGGGCCGCGGCCTTGGGCTCGGCCGGGGTGGGGGTCGGGGCCGGGGCCGCCGGGGTCGGCTGGGGAGCCGGGGCAGGCGCCGCCGCGACCGGGGTCTGCGCGGGGGCCGCTGCGGGCGCGCGGCCGATGGTCGGCAGCTCGGGCGCGTGGGCCGGGGCCGGGGCCTCGGTCGAGACGCTCATGGGCACCTTGCCGTCCTGCGCGATGCCGTACAGCACCAGCCCGACGCCGCAGGCGTGGCCCGGCCCGCTGACGATGTCGCTCAGGCCCTGGATGCCGCGCGGCTGGCCCAGGCGCACCGGCAGCCGGAAGCGGTCGCGCGCCAGTTCCACGGCACCGCGCAGCTGCGCGGCCCCGCCGGTCAGGACGACCGACTGCGCGACGAGCTCCACCGGACCGAGCGCCTGGTCGATCTCGTCGCGGATCATGCCGTAGATCTCGTTGATGCGCGGCTTGATGACGCGCGAGAGCTCGAAGGCGCTGATGGCGTGGGTGGTGCCGTTGGAGGTGGTGATCTCCAGCGTCAGGTCCTGGTCGGCCAGTTCGGGCAGGGCCGCGCCGTAACGCCGCTTGACGTTCTCGGCTTCCTCCATCGGAATCTTGAGGATCTGCGCGAGGTCGGCCGTGACATGTTCGCCGCCGATGGGAATACTGGCGCTGTGGGCGAGGTTGCCGCGCTTGAACACCCCGATGTCGGTGGTGCCGCCGCCCATGTCGATCACGATGGTTGCCTGCTGCTGCTCGCTCGCGGTCAGGGTGGCGAGGCCCGAGGCCAGCGCGTGCAGCACGAAGCCCTCGACCGCGAGGCCCGCCTCCTGCACGCAGCGGCGCAGGTTGAGCAGCGGCCCGGCGGTGCCGGCCACGATGTGCACGTCCACCTCCAGGCGCACGCCGTGCATGCCGACCGGGCTCTTGATGCCCTCCTGGCCGTCCACGACGTATTCCTGGGGCAGGGTGTGCAGGATTTCGAGGTTAGGGTCGAGCGGCACCGCGCGGGCGTTCTCGATGGCGCGGTCCACGTCCTGCTGGTTGATTTCCTGATGACGGCGGATGGCCGCCAGGCCGTGGCTGGTGATGGCCTTGGCATGGTTGCCCGCCACGCTGACGAACACGTCGTGGACCTTGACGCCGCTGACGCGCTCGGCCGCCTGGACCGACTGCCGGATGGCCTGGGTGGCGCGGTCGAGGTTGACCACGCTGCCGCGCTTCATGCCCTCGCTGGGCACGCTGCCCTCGCCGATGATGTCGACGCTGCCGCCCGGCATGACTTCGCCGATGACCGTTGTGATCTTGGTGGTGCCGATGTCCAGGCCCACGATAATGGTGCTGTCCCTCATTCCTGGACGCTCACCCCCCAAGGATAAATGTTGATGTGCTGATTCGGATACATGCTGATGCTCCCAGCATACTTCAAGAGAGAGTGAAGATCGCCGCTCCAGACGCTGCCGCTCGCCGTTTTCACGGTGACCCCGCTAGGGGTATATGCGACCGATTGCACAGTGTAGCGCGACAGCGCCCGCGCCGCCGTCAGGATAGTGTTCAGCCGGTCAGGTCCCCAGCCGCTGAGCAGCGGCAGGCCGGTGGCCGGGCCGTTCGGGAGGACCTCGCCGTTCTCGGCGAGCGTGACCGCCTCGCCGTGCGGGGGTTGCCAGCGTGCGAAGGGCCGGCGCTCGGTCAGTTCGATGCTCACGCGGTCGGGAAAGCTGCGCGTCACGCGCGCCGAGGCCACCCAGGGACTGCCCAGCAGTCCGCGCGCGCGCCAGCGTCCGTAGTACAACCAGCCGAAATCGTGGCCCAGCACCGGCCCCAGCCCGGCGAGGCGGCGCACCTCGGTTTCGGTGAGGTGCGAGTTGCCGCTGACCGTGACGGTCCGGACCGGCAGGAGCAGCCAGCTCGCGGCGAAGGCGGCCAGCAGCAGGACGCCGGTGCCCGAGGTCCACCAGACCCAGGGCCGCACGCGCCGTAGCCGCTGGCCCAGCGTGGGGCCGGTACGCTCCCTGCGCCGCCGCCGGGGCGGGGGGGGCGGCTCGGTGGCCTCTTCCACCTCCGGTGGGGCAGGAGGCGCCGCCGCTTCCGGCACGGTTTCCGGGACGACCTGGGCCTCGGGACCGGGAACGGGCGGCGTGACCTCCGGCGCGTCCTGCGCAGGG encodes:
- a CDS encoding fasciclin domain-containing protein, with the translated sequence MMKTKTLLTTALLMTGLAHAGGGSSVPSGNTIAAIVANDPNFSTLLTAVQAAGLTSTLNSAGPYTVFAPTNAAFAKIPAAQLNAVLNNREQLRALLLNHVVPGRVTAAQVQNLSSVTTAGGGTLNVMVNGGQVMIGDATVTRPNISASNGIIHVIDTVLMP
- a CDS encoding VanW family protein; this encodes MKIKPGWLVLGMAGALTLGWLSLGLQAPEAAPAQARAVANLPALAARTAPAPAPAQTFTLSLSVPEPVLVGGRAERPTVTRRYVLTLTPEQRAALRAGGSLAPLRVDLDRIYREVEARTPQDLRFVQEGDRWVGRAQTGWKVDRAATEAALRRAVGAGAGGSALNVALQAPERSVRWGQAQGLTHLAGGESSFAGSPAFRVQNIRVGASRVHGTWVAAGRSFSFNRAVGRIRAANGFVPGYVITGGTLSKEDGGGICQVSTTVFRAAYAAGLPITERHAHSYQVAYYGDPGMDAAVYAPSKDLRWRNDTGGPLLVQASWDVKAERLRVDLFGRSDGRQVKVAAPKISGSRLAPDPTFVADPALAAGETRRLDMPAPGARVAVVRQVRLKGGVVREDVTRSSYRPWGGVFVVAPGDQRLR
- the ftsZ gene encoding cell division protein FtsZ; translated protein: MQAARIRVIGLGGAGNNAVNRMIESGLEGVEFIAGNTDAQVLAKSHAEVRIQLGDRLTRGLGAGADPEVGEKAALEDRERIKEYLDGTDMLFITAGMGGGTGTGSAPVVAEIAREMGILTVAIVTRPFGFEGPKRIRVAEEGISKLTDRVDGMIVVNNQKLLTAVDKKVSFREAFLVADRVLYYGVKGISDVINVEGMINLDFADVRNLLANSGTVLMGIGAGRGDKMAEEAAMSAIHSPLLERGIEGARRILVNVTGGYDMSMTDANEIVEKIREATGFEDPDILFGITPDEAAGDEVRVTVIATGFSDSAFSGIPSQTGSSRGSTIDTIVRPVRGGNASNYDPKDYDIPAFLRNVGS
- the ftsA gene encoding cell division protein FtsA; this translates as MRDSTIIVGLDIGTTKITTVIGEVMPGGSVDIIGEGSVPSEGMKRGSVVNLDRATQAIRQSVQAAERVSGVKVHDVFVSVAGNHAKAITSHGLAAIRRHQEINQQDVDRAIENARAVPLDPNLEILHTLPQEYVVDGQEGIKSPVGMHGVRLEVDVHIVAGTAGPLLNLRRCVQEAGLAVEGFVLHALASGLATLTASEQQQATIVIDMGGGTTDIGVFKRGNLAHSASIPIGGEHVTADLAQILKIPMEEAENVKRRYGAALPELADQDLTLEITTSNGTTHAISAFELSRVIKPRINEIYGMIRDEIDQALGPVELVAQSVVLTGGAAQLRGAVELARDRFRLPVRLGQPRGIQGLSDIVSGPGHACGVGLVLYGIAQDGKVPMSVSTEAPAPAHAPELPTIGRAPAAAPAQTPVAAAPAPAPQPTPAAPAPTPTPAEPKAAAPKKEKTGASFGDRIRTMLKDWF
- a CDS encoding endonuclease/exonuclease/phosphatase family protein is translated as MPHSAPLSHLRFWSLLFAAFALAWGVLARHWSETWWWLALLDQVPAVPLLAAPLLLAFLAARRRKGGWVIWNLGAALAFAVFQAGAVLPRAEPLPGGSPLTLLTLNTGFASAPPAALAALVARERADVVTLQEGLDRAGQARAYEVALRRAFPGWTVVRHDELLTLTRLPLLGSRTVTFPNTPHSVLLARLRAAGQEVTVVNTHLPTLGLRPGASDRALGRTLPQRVEHQLTARREFPGVMSRLLGQESGPLLLAGDLNAPPRGQLHRELGALGLRDAFSQAGHWFGLTHHARAPYARPDYVWLRGAQAEDVQALPDFLSDHRALVVRLRLPPAPEDGALPDEAPP
- a CDS encoding cell division protein FtsQ/DivIB is translated as MARRRNAYRDALPAQDAPEVTPPVPGPEAQVVPETVPEAAAPPAPPEVEEATEPPPPPRRRRRERTGPTLGQRLRRVRPWVWWTSGTGVLLLAAFAASWLLLPVRTVTVSGNSHLTETEVRRLAGLGPVLGHDFGWLYYGRWRARGLLGSPWVASARVTRSFPDRVSIELTERRPFARWQPPHGEAVTLAENGEVLPNGPATGLPLLSGWGPDRLNTILTAARALSRYTVQSVAYTPSGVTVKTASGSVWSGDLHSLLKYAGSISMYPNQHINIYPWGVSVQE